The following coding sequences lie in one Lolium perenne isolate Kyuss_39 chromosome 2, Kyuss_2.0, whole genome shotgun sequence genomic window:
- the LOC127331743 gene encoding DDT domain-containing protein PTM, giving the protein MADLVGRAVRKAFPGFGLFSGVVESYDAQAGYFRVLYDDGDSEEVDADEMASILVGAPMPPQPETPGGSAGKRPKKRRRGDEDSSSPQGTVSVLLLGESAAIDVLSNGDVLATPSAAVDGLSKKRRVDPDPESSRPVRRSARQAKAAALAAEMEAAAAETSPAADSMSPVQIAAATPQQSSRKRQRASGSGRYRSVARDLEDAAAAADRMPPKPELPPSSQGLDLEGLPVLDVFQVYSCLRSFSKQLFLSPFALDAFVSALRCVHVNPLIDWVHFALLRSLKSHLEDLAHEGDPPAIHCIRNLNWELLDLATWPIYLAEYLLTRGSELRYGVKLTDLMLDTEYYRQPATVKLELLRSLCDDVIEIEAIRSELGSRMSELDGNDDSYRITGVRRKRRVSSVKALADPSVPLEGSDDVDDGNSDECYLCGMDGNLLCCDGCPSAFHSKCVGVVEDLLPQGDWYCPECSMQKSNGSRNMSKLVRGAEVLGTDPHGRLYFGTCGYLLVVDSCDADSPCHYYGQIDLHSLVTVLIPCHHSYNSIVNVISLFRDMATETSNNNGRYENSKECSTSENGTDCRHSSMKQPHERGQCMRVKDGSSQQLDSEKVCTLNSDQDAAHQNEKPNGASQCNASSANKDSCNSQQDDVCLHANGLSAENQKGLSPQKEISDYCLHSDPARYINYYSFGQIAAAAAAELKLKLSENVEGKKLGQDAVSFRLKTICKKHVNIFALTDKKLSAELLKEKCGWCNSCQISGGTDCVFRVTDVKCMESTKPCAVGLLSEKNQESHIVLATHNILSIEERLNGLLSGPWKNPQYSIYWRKAVLMASDVSSLKQPLLMLESSLRRVAFSGDWQKPADSVEVVGSAAHILVRSSNKSLGDAIARKPGKKPLNVELKVDSRDVGVYWWRGGTLSRQVFHWKRLPQSLASKCARQAGRKKIPTIVYPEGSQFARRLKYIAWRAAVEMAQNVSQLILQIKELELNIKWTEILSTLYSATSTKETQKIARLFKKVIIRRKRIEATNIEYLLDFGKRENIPPVVAKHGIKLEEPSSERNRYWLSESHVPLSLLKAYEAKGITRSLKKIDKDDLPKNMSGFGPKKPKRSVFDDLLEKAKKRPNRLCGQCYKTVIDREAVNCRYCEALFHRKHFNVPRGAVDTVYVCNKCLAEKVPPMKSPQKKAGSKKSSPKKKQKTQPRKSLRRRNQIVINLKKKAVRKNGKHGRLRKNLLTVSKNESVKVPDSQASNEPKSEPAKRISKRLYNKYMIGNSGRSKPASCRKRKRTALHYSYWLDGLRLTHNTDDEQATSFRKARVVFPSEDVKISETSPVCRLCNKCYSGDAIYIACENCEDWFHGDIYSITIENVNKLVGFKCHACRLRAIPVCPYAQADMIVEDQSDKEDDIDMSIEDEDHNGPKHLRTSDGLKELHNNIEELHGNNIEKQVGDRICLEVLENSNDLKEPGSHSTEKQLDDSNWLKEPDSCNKMEELDSHSSENGPHDHISLKELDNHWGDKERVDLNFLSELGCDSNVKDVDNGDGPEEFGTTEDSSNFASGKTQILKELDNHNSLDKLDGHLKKPDIHNSMEELDNCNYQKELGNQNSLNDLDGHKNLKELHSAQNGKFTPVTCADGFLVEQFNTSVSSNEAMIMTSENDSVKESIALQSKGSPEDAVLPAEHEMDLQVSLSIY; this is encoded by the exons ATGGCGGACCTGGTGGGGCGGGCCGTGAGGAAGGCCTTCCCGGGCTTCGGCCTCTTCTCCGGCGTCGTCGAGTCCTACGACGCCCAGGCCGGCTACTTCCGCGTGCTCTACGACGACGGCGACTCCGAGGAGGTCGACGCCGACGAGATGGCCTCCATCCTCGTCGGCGCCCCCATGCCGCCGCAGCCCGAGACCCCCGGGGGGTCCGCCGGGAAGCGCCCTAAGAAGCGGAGGCGCGGGGACGAGGACTCCTCCTCCCCACAGGGGACCGTTTCTGTGTTATTATTAGGGGAATCCGCGGCTATAGATGTGCTCTCGAATGGGGATGTGCTCGCGACCCCGTCAGCGGCTGTAGATGGGCTCTCGAAGAAGCGGAGGGTCGACCCTGATCCGGAATCTTCCAGGCCAGTCCGTCGGAGCGCGAGGCAGGCCAAGGCGGCGGCATTGGCCGCCGAGATGGAGGCTGCGGCCGCCGAGACCTCGCCCGCCGCCGACTCCATGTCCCCGGTCCAGATTGCTGCTGCCACGCCGCAGCAGTCCAGCAGGAAGCGGCAGCGCGCGAGCGGGAGCGGCCGGTACCGCTCGGTCGCGAGGGATTTGGAGgacgccgcggcggcggcggacagGATGCCGCCGAAGCCGGAGCTGCCGCCGTCGTCGCAGGGCCTGGACTTGGAAGGCCTCCCTGTCCTCGACGTCTTCCAGGTCTACTCCTGCTTGAGGTCGTTTAGCAAGCAGCTTTTCCTGAGCCCGTTCGCGCTGGACGCGTTCGTGTCTGCGCTGCGGTGCGTGCACGTCAACCCCTTGATCGACTGGGTGCATTTCGCTTTGCTCCGCTCGCTCAAGAGCCACTTGGAAGATCTCGCGCATGAAGGAGACCCTCCGGCAATACACTGTATCAG GAATCTCAACTGGGAacttctagacctagcaacatGGCCAATCTACCTTGCCGAGTACTTACTGACCCGGGGTTCAGAACTGAGGTATGGTGTGAAGCTTACAGATCTAATGCTGGACACAGAGTACTATAGGCAGCCAGCGACCGTGAAACTTGAGCTGCTGCGCTCGCTCTGCGATGATGTTATTGAGATCGAGGCTATCCGTTCTGAACTTGGTTCACGGATGTCTGAGTTAGATGGAAATGACGACAGCTATAGAATTACCGGCGTAAGAAGAAAAAGGAGAGTTTCTTCTGTCAAGGCCCTAGCGGACCCTTCTGTGCCTCTTGAAGGCTCTGATGATGTGGATGATGGTAACAGTGATGAGTGCTATCTCTGTGGTATGGACGGCAACCTGCTATGCTGTGATGGCTGTCCTTCAGCTTTCCACTCGAAATGTGTGGGGGTGGTGGAGGATCTGTTGCCTCAAGGAGATTGGTATTGCCCCGAGTGTTCGATGCAGAagagtaatggatccagaaatatGTCAAAGCTTGTCAGAGGAGCAGAGGTTCTGGGAACCGATCCACATGGACGACTATACTTCGGCACCTGTGGCTATCTTTTGGT GGTTGATTCATGTGATGCGGACTCTCCATGCCATTATTATGGTCAGATTGATCTTCATTCCCTTGTAACAGTGTTAATTCCATGTCATCATTCGTACAATTCAATCGTAAATGTGATCTCTTTATTCCGGGATATGGCAACTGAAACATCTAATAATAACGGGCGATATGAGAATAGCAAGGAATGtagtacctctgaaaatgggacaGACTGCAGGCACTCATCAATGAAACAACCTCATGAACGTGGACAGTGTATGAGAGTTAAGGATGGTTCCTCTCAACAGTTGGATTCAGAGAAAGTTTGCACCTTAAATTCAGATCAAGATGCCGCACACCAAAATGAGAAGCCAAACGGAGCATCTCAATGTAACGCCTCTAGTGCCAACAAGGATAGCTGCAATTCTCAGCAAGATGATGTTTGCTTACATGCTAATGGTTTGTCTGCGGAGAACCAAAAAGGTCTGTCACCTCAAAAAGAAATAAGTGATTATTGTCTCCATTCTGACCCTGCTAGGTATATAAACTACTACAGTTTTGGTCAAATAGCAGCAGCGGCTGCTGCAGAGTTAAAGCTCAAGCTTTCTGAGAATGTGGAAGGAAAGAAGCTTGGTCAGGATGCAGTTTCCTTTCGGCTAAAAACAATATGCAAGAAACATGTTAATATTTTTGCACTGACTGATAAAAAGTTATCCGCGGAGCTTCTAAAAGAAAAATGTGGCTGGTGTAACTCCTGCCAGATCAGTGGTGGTACTGATTGCGTTTTCAGAGTTACTGATGTTAAGTGTATGGAGAGTACTAAACCATGTGCTGTTGGTCTTTTGTCAGAAAAGAATCAGGAAAGTCATATTGTCCTTGCTACACATAACATTTTGTCAATTGAAGAACGTCTGAACGGTTTGCTATCTGGTCCATGGAAAAATCCGCAATATAGCATTTATTGGCGTAAGGCAGTTCTGATGGCTTCAGATGTATCGTCACTAAAGCAGCCTCTTCTCATG TTAGAGTCCAGTCTGCGACGTGTTGCCTTCTCAGGAGATTGGCAAAAACCAGCAGACTCTGTTGAAGTTGTTGGGTCTGCAGCTCATATCTTGGTCCGTTCATCCAATAAATCTCTAGGAGATGCAATTGCTAGAAAGCCAGGAAAGAAGCCACTTAATGTTGAGCTTAAAGTTGACTCTCGTGATGTTGGTGTTTATTGGTGGAGGGGTGGAACATTGTCTCGTCAAGTGTTTCATTGGAAGAGGTTGCCTCAGTCATTGGCCAGCAAATGTGCTCGGCAAG CTGGGCGCAAGAAAATTCCCACTATAGTGTATCCTGAGGGTTCACAGTTTGCCAGGAGGCTCAAATACATAGCTTGGCGAGCTGCCGTGGAAATGGCACAAAATGTGTCCCAGCTCATTCTGCAG ATTAAAGAGCTTGAATTGAATATCAAGTGGACTGAGATATTGAGCACTCTCTATTCTGCCACTTCAACAAAGGAAACCCAGAAAATAGCAAGGCTTTTCAAGAAAGTTATAATTCGCAGGAAACGCATAGAAGCAACAAATATAGAATATCTACTTGATTTTGGAAAGAGGGAGAATATTCCTCCTGTTGTTGCTAAACATGGAATAAAACTTGAGGAGCCCTCCAGCGAGAGGAACAGGTACTGGTTGAGTGAAAGTCATGTCCCTCTGAGCCTTTTGAAGGCATATGAAGCCAAAGGAATCACTCGCTCactgaaaaagatagacaaagatGATCTTCCTAAGAACATGAGTGGTTTCGGACCCAAAAAGCCAAAAAGATCAGTGTTTGATGACCTCCTAGAGAAAGCTAAAAAGCGACCCAACAGGCTTTGTGGTCAGTGTTATAAAACAGTAATTGACAG GGAAGCTGTGAACTGTCGGTATTGTGAAG CACTTTTCCATAGAAAACATTTCAATGTTCCTAGAGGGGCCGTGGATACTGTCTATGTTTGCAACAAGTGCCTAGCTGAAAAGGTCCCGCCAATGAAGTCCCCCCAGAAAAAGGCAGGATCGAAGAAGAGCTCTCCGAAAAAGAAGCAAAAGACGCAACCACGAAAGAGTTTAAGAAGAAGAAACCAGATAGTTATCAACCTCAAGAAGAAAGCTGTCCGGAAGAATGGGAAGCATGGTCGGCTTAGAAAGAATCTATTGACTGTGTCTAAGAATGAATCTGTAAAGGTGCCTGACAGTCAAGCATCAAATGAGCCCAAGAGTGAACCGGCAAAACGTATATCAAAACGGTTGTATAATAAGTACATGATAGGCAACTCAGGTAGATCTAAGCCTGCAAGCTGCCGTAAGAGGAAGAGGACAGCTTTGCATTATTCGTACTGGTTAGATGGCCTTCGATTGACACATAACACAGATGATGAGCAGGCAACAAGTTTCAGGAAAGCAAGAGTTGTTTTTCCATCCGAGGATGTCAAGATTTCAGAAACCAGTCCAGTTTGCCGTCTTTGTAACAAATGCTACAGTGGAGATGCCATTTATATTGCTTGTGAGAATTGCGAAG ATTGGTTCCATGGTGATATCTATTCGATCACCATAGAAAATGTCAATAAACTCGTGGGCTTCAAGTGCCATGCATGCCGTCTGAGAGCTATTCCTGTTTGTCCTTATGCACAAGCTGATATGATTGTTGAGGATCAATCAGATAAGGAGGACGACATTGACATGTCTATAGAGGACGAGGACCACAATGGTCCTAAACATCTGCGCACTTCCGATGGTCTAAAAGAGCTTCACAATAACATTGAGGAGCTCCATGGTAATAACATTGAGAAACAGGTTGGTGATCGTATTTGTTTGGAAGTGCTTGAGAATTCTAATGATCTGAAAGAGCCAGGCAGCCATAGTACCGAGAAACAGCTCGATGATTCTAATTGGTTAAAAGAACCGGACAGTTGCAACAAGATGGAAGAGCTTGACAGTCATAGCAGTGAGAATGGTCCTCATGATCATATTAGTCTGAAAGAGCTTGACAACCACTGGGGTGATAAAGAGCGTGTTGATCTTAATTTTCTTAGTGAACTTGGCTGTGATAGTAATGTGAAAGATGTTGACAATGGGGACGGCCCAGAAGAGTTTGGAACTACTGAAGACAGCAGCAACTTTGCCTCTGGAAAAACACAAATTCTGAAAGAGCTTGATAATCACAACAGTTTGGACAAGCTTGATGGCCATTTAAAGAAGCCTGACATTCATAATAGCATGGAAGAGCTTGATAATTGTAACTACCAAAAAGAGCTTGGTAATCAGAACAGTCTAAATGATCTTGATGGTCATAAAAACCTAAAAGAGCTTCATAGTGCTCAAAATGGCAAATTTACTCCAGTAACATGTGCAGATGGTTTTCTAGTTGAGCAGTTCAACACTAGCGTATCTAGTAATGAAGCCATGATCATGACATCAGAAAATGATTCAGTGAAGGAATCTATTGCTTTGCAGTCCAAGGGCAGTCCCGAGGATGCTGTTCTTCCCGCTGAACATGAGATGGACCTTCAGGTTTCTCTGAGCATATATTAA